TCGTGAGTGGGATAGTCGTGGGACTTCGACGCGGGGCTGTGGCAACCTGCGAACATGCCAGAGCTGCGCCTTCATGCAGGCCGATACTTCGCTGTTCAGTTCCACTACGCCTTGCCGGACGATGCCTGGTGTGTGGAGCTGAGCGAGGCTGTCGCGGCGCCGGCCGCCTGGGCTGAGATCCCCGACGCGGCAACGCATCTGCCTGGACCGGCCTTCCTGGTTGCGGTGATACCCGATGAGGATCCAGACCTGGAGCCGACCGTCCACATCCATAGCCACGACGAGCGCGTCATCCCCTACGAGATCATGCGCTGGTTCATGGAGCATGTGGCCGAGCAGGTGGAACGCTGCCGCATCACGTTCGAGCAGGGAGCACCTGAAGCAGTGCAATGATCACGCAGTGACTAGTGTGATCACAGCGTCGGAACCTTCCTGGATAGCCCCGTTCAGCGGACTGAGTCCACGTCAGTTCAGCAAACTGATCACAGCGTTGCGGCGCGGAGGTGCGGATCCCTTACGCAAGGGACGGCCGTGGAGTCTGCCGCTCGAGGACCGCGTGCTGCTGATCGCGGCGTATTGGCGGACGAACCTGACCCTGCGCCAGCTGGCGCCGCTCTTCGGGGTGTCCAAGTCCGCGGCCTACCGCATCATCGACCACCTCGGACCCACGCTCGCTCTCCAGCAACGCAAGCGGTTCCGCAAAGACACCGTGCTGATCGTGGACGGCACCCTGGTTCCCACCCGGGACCACATTATCGCCGAGCAATCGAAGAATTGCCGGTACTCGACCAACCACCAGGTCGTCATCGACGCCGATACCCGTGCGGTGGTCGTGGTCGGATCGCCTCTGCCCGGCAACCGCAACGACTGCAAGGCATGGGAGGAGTCCGGCGCGAAAGCTGCTGTGGGCAACACCCTGGTCATGGCCGACGGCGGCTATCCGGGCACCGGGCTTCTCATGCCTCACCGTCGCTCCCCGGGCGAGGAGTTGTCCGAGTGGAAGCGGGAGCACAACCGCTCGCACAAACAGGTCCGCGCCCGCGTCGAGCACGTCTTCGCCCGCATGAAGACCTGGAAGATCCTCCGCAACTGCCGCCTCAAAGGCGCCGGCGTCCACCACGCCGTACTCGGCATCGCCCGCCTGCACAACCTCAACCTCGCTGGGTAGGCCGCGGGTTGCAGCAGCAGCCAACCGGACTCCGGACACCTCAAAGATCATTTACGGGACAACCTTTAGCAAGCCCCGCCGGGCTCATGCGGGGCTCGGTTGACGGCGAGATCGTCACCGCAAGGTCTTCGGCGATCTCGCAAGGCTTCTTGCCGCTGAACCTCCGCCGGAAGGCCCGCCGCCTGCTCGCCATGCTGCCGCCTGGCACTGTGAAGGGGAAGGTGGTGTGAACCGGCGCACGGAACCGGAGCAGGCTGTCTGTGCGGGCGATTAGTGAGGTACATGGCTGTTGTCAGTGGTCCTCGCTAATCTCCTGGGATCTGTGCGGTGTCGGACGATCAGGGGGCGAGATGCTGCGGTTAGACGGTGGCCGGGTGGCCGCTCGCGGGTTTCAGTACCAGTACTTGCGCACACTCGAAGCGATGCTGACGGCCTCCGACTGTGCACAGGTGCACGGATGCCGGATCGAAGGGCCCGCCGACAGCACGTCGACCTCGGCCGTCGACGTGGTCGATTTTGACCTGGTGGACGGGGTCGGCGACTGCGTGCTGGCGGCGCAGGTCAAGAGCGCCTCGCCGGGACGCCAGGTCAGCGCCCCAGATGCGTTCACGATCCTGGCCGAGTTGGTCTCCAAGGTCGAGGCCGAGACGTATGAGCTGATCACCGCGGCGCTGCCCGATCGCAATTGCCGGGCCCTGGCCAAGGCCCTGGACGAAGCATCCTCCTCGCCCCTGCGGCTGAAGGAGGTGCTGGCCGGACTCTTGGAGAGGGCCCCGTCGGCCACGGCCCGCCTGGAGGCCCTCTCCGAACAGGACCTGGCACGGCTGGGTCGGGCCAGGATGGTCTTCGACTCCAGGGACACCGAGGCCATCCGCCAGGACCTGCGGGAGCGACTGCGCCAGAGGCGGGCCCGCCATCGTGCCGGCCTGGGCGGCCGCTCGGCGGGCCTGATCATTGGGCATCTCGTCGCCGAGATCATGCGCCGCGCAGCCGAACCCCGCGAGGCGTACTGGACGATCGCAGACTTCACCGCAGCAGCGCTGGTCGACGACGACGTACTGGTGCGGGCGATGGGCCGGCAGGACTGGGGTACCGTGTTCGGTTCCCTCCCGCCGGTGCCCGACGTCGCTCGCCCGCTCCTGCTCGGCGACATCGCCGAGGTGCTGACTCCTCCGGCGCCCGATGCCCGGTTGGTCAACTCCTGTGTGCTGGCGGGACTCTCGGGGATCGGCAAGTCCAGCGCGGCCGCCGCGTACGTCGCCGAACACGCCGACCGGTACGACCTTGTCTTCTGGATCGAGGCCGCGACGGAAGAGGCCCTCACCGCATCCTTCCGGCGCGTGTGGGGACACCTGAACGGGCATGCGCAGGACGGTTCGACGTCTTCGAGCACGGCCTACCTGCGCGAACAGGTCCACGAACTGCTCTCCGCGCTGCCCGGCCGCTGGCTGCTCATCTTCGATGACGCCTCTCCCACCACCGCCGACCCGTGGATCCCTCGACTGGGCCGCGGTGACGTACTGATCACCTCCATCGACAGCGCAGGCTGGCACCATGCCCCCAGCATCGGTGTCTCGCGGATGAACCACGCTCAGGCAGTGGAACTGCTCACCTGCCGCCTCCTGCTGAGCAACGAAGCGGCCACCGCCCACCAAGAAAGTTTGGACGCGCTGGCCGACACCCTGGAGGGATGGCCGCTGGCCATCGAGCTGGCCTGCGGATACATGCGCACCTGCAGCATTCCCGTCGAGCGGCTTGACCACTACCGCTCACTCCTGCTCGACAGAGCCCTGAACGACCGCAGATCAGTTCCCTCGGGCTACCCGCGCACCCTGGCGGCCACCATCGATCTGAGCCTGGAACGACTGGCCCAGAACACCGCCGACGACAGCGAGTTCCCCTACCAGGTACAAGAAGTGCTCGGATTTCTCTGCTACTTCGCATCCCAGCGCATCCCTGTGCACTTGGCCATGGCTTCTGCGTTCATCGGTCCCGATGCCGTACCCGCTGGCGCGGAGGCCATTTTCCTGGACGAATCCACCGTTCCAGTACGGGAGATTATCCGATCGCTGATCCAAGTGTCCTTCGTCCGCTACGCCGAGCCCCTGCCCGTCCTCTATCCTCAATTCCCCGGCAGCGACGACACCGTGTCGATGAACACCGTCCTGCAGCATCTGCTGCGCCAGCGCCTGGCACAGGGAGCGGGAGTCCAAGAGGCGCTCTCGCGCAGCGCGTTCCACACCGCGCGCTGGCTCGGTGCCGCCTTGGACTCCGACGACGGCGACCGGGCCTGGGAGGTGGCCCAGCACGCGGCGGTCCTCGTGGACCACATCCAGGTCAAGGCGGTCAAGGACAACCACACCGCGATCCTGATCGGTAACCTCGCCGGTTTTGAGCACGTCCAGGGGCAGACAGGCGGAGCGCTCAGGCTGTTGCATCTGGAACTTGCCTGGCTTGAGGAGCTGGCCGACCCCAATGAGCTGCTGATCGCCCAGACCCGCATCTCCCTGGCCCAGTTGTACACACGCGAGGAATCGTCCGAAGCCCCGGACCAAGCCCTCACTCTCCTGCCACCGCTCATCGACTACCTCGACCGCGTGCGCCGCGAAGACGCCGGCGAGCCGGCCGCCGCTCTGCTGGCCACAAAGGTCCGGCTGCTGCTGCACAACCTGGCCGACCAGCACCCCGACGACCTGCGGTTGCGGTCCCTGCTCAATGCCTTCACCACCGTGACCACCCAACTGCCCCAGACCCCAGCCGTCGCCGAACTGATCGAGGGCGACCGGATAGCGCGCCTGTTCGGTGACGGTGACGTCCAAGGCGTCGCACACGCCGCCCGCGAT
The sequence above is drawn from the Streptomyces sp. NBC_01465 genome and encodes:
- a CDS encoding transposase; the encoded protein is MTSVITASEPSWIAPFSGLSPRQFSKLITALRRGGADPLRKGRPWSLPLEDRVLLIAAYWRTNLTLRQLAPLFGVSKSAAYRIIDHLGPTLALQQRKRFRKDTVLIVDGTLVPTRDHIIAEQSKNCRYSTNHQVVIDADTRAVVVVGSPLPGNRNDCKAWEESGAKAAVGNTLVMADGGYPGTGLLMPHRRSPGEELSEWKREHNRSHKQVRARVEHVFARMKTWKILRNCRLKGAGVHHAVLGIARLHNLNLAG